A DNA window from Anastrepha ludens isolate Willacy chromosome 6, idAnaLude1.1, whole genome shotgun sequence contains the following coding sequences:
- the LOC128866917 gene encoding uncharacterized protein LOC128866917, with protein sequence MFSQNLMCKIHYLAKLTTIHGLSPKKLPTPQPAKLKRNFSTPSTLKVKGPQIKGGLPPKKPEMTTMGGLREFLLHPLTWDRNNGYFNILLGLAIFGYCFCTHCKSEGPRTVSYEQKGKNKN encoded by the coding sequence atgttttctcaaAATTTGATGTGTAAAATTCATTATTTGGCAAAACTAACTACAATACACGGTCTCTCACCGAAGAAATTGCCAACCCCGCAACCGGCGAAGCTTAAACGAAACTTCTCAACACCATCGACGCTGAAAGTAAAGGGGCCGCAAATAAAAGGTGGGCTCCCTCCGAAAAAGCCAGAAATGACAACAATGGGTGGCCTACGTGAATTTCTACTGCATCCGCTCACTTGGGATCGCAATAATGGTTACTTCAATATATTGCTGGGTTTGGCCATTTTCGGTTACTGCTTTTGCACGCATTGTAAAAGCGAAGGACCGCGTACAGTTTCATATgagcaaaaaggaaaaaataaaaattaa
- the LOC128866916 gene encoding nidogen, producing MSKKSKDIAQFLCLALLLCVAATASAQQQHYVDTLSADVFYEHLEGSVAPIHYLNDGDSEYVALDLDRPMNFYSEKYDKLFINTNGILTFNIEFPEYINQPFPLEYPSIAPFYANVDTTLAYNITSISVFESAEAPQLQRASDLVKYAFPEKSEFVADKLIVATWKNVGHFSAKNDKLNTFQVVLIANAEDTFVQFIYEHNGINWLQGETGALGLPDIRAQAGFIAEDGRYYYIDGSGTDSARFGFTENSNIGVPGVWLFHVGALDETTNVQTPTDQEGLNVAPQMPTCAESGHKTCSFNSDCYDKLDGFCCVCRDGYYGNGNACLKTDYPIRVTGTLAGEINGQLIDERAKLQSYVVTADARSYTAINPVSAELGAQLRLAVPVFSAIGWLFAKSLNGVANGYHLTGGHCVHMSKVRFDTGEILIVNQTFEGLNYWDQLSVKLELFGDVPRVSGNAKLHMADYVDEYKFVSANELYSAHAHIIEIPEENRVINLQLEQSIFFHSCRLDHEESPTGKSVLQKALKIVLDYFERDQALRTSVLTKIGVDAESNACTDGSASCGENTVCVPYEDTYRCDCRHGYGPQLQEDGLEVCLDIDECLLQTHVCDGNALCTNNEGGFTCVCFDGFEGNGYRCLRNDSVLEEQQEYTPDYIISGNYQDECQRCSHDADCVESRCQCRSGFEGNGYECNQICGHDQVLENGRCVRIMPDEHQIEPQCNFLGDCMCPDGYELSEDSQMCRYSSQYNTDFKSDELLPCDVDANCHINATCEWYENEMRHACTCNHGFQGDGYNCEIIDNSCAYNADVCDPHAYCEYNESRCICEDGYEGDGYRCQLAPDCRDNSTCGQNAFCDAGVCQCLAGYERDVSDICVPAGRCGPVFCGANAICKWDSIQGVQYCDCIEGYAGDALEGCRSIPPPCNVRNNCGVHATCEPTDDPARYECQCNAGFHGDGYVCVEDKNCLNTPQMCDMNAKCLSTNNGLVCVCNQGFYGNGSICLERQQHESGFLLVSQGVVIVRVPLSGKNVKPISVASMAIGLDKDCVEGRIYWGDISSKKIISAKYDGTDAKTFLEEDIESPEGIAIDCISRRIYWTDSVKDTIEVASLEDPTLRAVLVNKNLVNPRGIAVDPYREKLYWSDWNRESPKIEMADLDGTGRELLLGSDAVNLPNSLVILESSGELCYADAGTKKVECIDSYSKQLRTISNDLTYPFGLTFTHNQFYWTDWTTKKLESVDTFGNRQKGIQTPFFGSHKMYGMTAIEDSCPQLTSACQISNGGCVDARICLVNSKAPSGKSCKCTTKSKTCNVPQYGVPF from the exons ATCAACACTAACGGCATATTGACATTCAACATCGAATTTCCCGAGTATATCAACCAACCATTCCCGCTGGAGTATCCATCCATTGCACCCTTCTACGCCAATGTTGATACCACGCTCGCTTATAATATAACATCCATATCAGTCTTTGAATCGGCGGAAGCGCCCCAACTACAAAGAGCGAGCGACTTGGTGAAATATGCATTTCCAGAAAAATCAGAATTCGTGGCAGATAAACTGATTGTGGCCACTTGGAAAAATGTGGGACACTTTAGTGCTAAGAATGATAAACTCAATACCTTTCAG GTGGTGTTGATCGCCAATGCGGAGGATACTTTTGTGCAATTCATTTATGAGCATAACGGCATTAATTGGCTACAAGGTGAGACGGGTGCTTTGGGCTTGCCAGACATACGCGCACAGGCTGGCTTTATCGCTGAAGATGGACGTTACTATTACATCGACGGTTCCGGCACTGACAGT GCTCGTTTTGGCTTTACCGAAAACTCGAATATTGGCGTACCTGGTGTTTGGTTGTTCCACGTTGGCGCTTTGGATGAAACAACAAATGTGCAAACGCCCACTGATCAGGAGGGTCTCAATGTAGCTCCACAAATGCCCACCTGCGCAGAAAGTGGCCATAAAACATGTAGTTTCAATTCTGACTGTTACGATAAATTAGATGGCTTTTGTTGCGTCTGCCGTGATGGCTACTATGGCAATGGTAACGCTTGTCTGAAAACCGATTATCCCATACGTGTCACTGGCACTTTGGCTGGTGAAATAAATGGACAATTGATAGATGAACGCGCCAAGTTGCAGTCTTATGTGGTAACTGCCGATGCACGCAGTTACACTGCCATCAATCCGGTTAGCGCGGAGTTGGGCGCCCAATTGCGTCTAGCCGTACCCGTTTTTAGCGCCATTGGTTGGCTTTTCGCCAAGTCATTGAATGGTGTAGCGAATGGCTATCATTTGACCGGTGGTCATTGTGTGCATATGTCGAAGGTACGTTTCGATACTGGCGAGATTTTGATTGTTAATCAGACATTCGAGGGACTCAATTATTGGGATCAGCTGTCCGTGAAGCTCGAACTTTTCGGTGATGTGCCGCGCGTGAGTGGCAATGCTAAATTGCATATGGCTGATTACGTGGACGAGTACAAGTTTGTGTCGGCAAATGAGTTGTATTCCGCGCATGCGCATATTATTGAAATTCCCGAAGAGAACCGTGTCATCAACTTGCAACTTGAGCAGTCCATTTTCTTTCACAGCTGTCGACTCGATCACGAAGAGTCGCCGACAGGCAAAAGTGTGTTGCAAAAAGCTTTGAAGATTGTTTTGGATTATTTCGAGCGTGATCAGGCTTTGCGTACCAGTGTGTTGACTAAGATTGGTGTTGATGCCGAATCGAATGCTTGCACCGACGGTAGTGCTAGTTGTGGCGAGAACACAGTGTGTGTGCCGTATGAGGATACCTACCGCTGCGACTGCCGCCATGGCTATGGACCTCAGTTGCAGGAGGATGGCTTGGAGGTGTGTTTGGATATTGATGAGTGTTTGTTGCAAACACATGTCTGTGATGGAAATGCTTTGTGCACCAACAACGAGGGCGGTTTCACTTGTGTATGTTTTGATGGGTTCGAGGGAaatggttatcgctgtttgagAAATGACTCCGTGCTTGAGGAGCAACAGGAATACACACCAGATTACATCATTAGTGGTAATTACCAGGATGAGTGCCAG CGCTGTTCTCATGACGCCGACTGCGTTGAGAGTCGTTGCCAGTGTCGCAGTGGTTTTGAGGGCAATGGCTATGAATGCAATCAAATATGCGGTCACGATCAAGTTTTGGAAAATGGCCGCTGTGTACGGATTATGCCCGATGAACATCAAATTGAACCGCAGTGCAACTTTTTAGGCGATTGTATGTGCCCAGATGGTTACGAGTTGAGCGAGGATTCCCAAATGTGCCGCTACTCGTCGCAATACAACACTGACTTTAAGTCAGATGAATTAC TACCCTGTGATGTGGATGCCAACTGCCACATAAACGCCACCTGCGAGTGGTACGAAAATGAAATGCGTCATGCTTGCACCTGCAATCACGGCTTCCAAGGCGATGGCTACAACTGCGAAATCATTGACAATTCCTGTGCCTAT AATGCTGATGTTTGTGATCCACACGCCTATTGCGAATACAATGAGTCCCGTTGCATCTGCGAGGATGGCTATGAAGGGGATGGATACCGCTGCCAACTGGCACCCGATTGCCGTGACAATTCTACCTGTGGTCAGAATGCTTTCTGTGACGCTGGCGTCTGTCAGTGTCTAGCCGGGTATGAGCGTGATGTATCGGATATTTGCGTGCCAGCTGGTCGTTGTGGCCCAGTCTTCTGTGGTGCAAATGCGATCTGCAAGTGGGACTCCATACAAGGGGTGCAATATTGCGACTGCATTGAGGGTTATGCGGGTGATGCGTTGGAAGGTTGCCGCAGTATACCGCCGCCGTGCAATGTGCGAAATAATTGTGGTGTACACGCGACCTGTGAGCCTACCGA CGATCCTGCCAGGTATGAGTGCCAGTGCAATGCCGGTTTCCACGGTGATGGCTATGTTTGTGTGGAGGATAAGAACTGTCTGAATACGCCACAAATGTGCGACATGAACGCCAAATGTTTGTCCACCAACAATGGTTTGGTCTGTGTCTGCAACCAGG GCTTCTATGGCAATGGCTCTATTTGTTTGGAACGCCAGCAGCACGAATCGGGTTTTCTGCTCGTGAGTCAAGGTGTAGTTATTGTGCGCGTACCGCTGAGTGGTAAAAATGTGAAACCAATTTCGGTTGCTTCAATGGCTATTGGACTTGATAAGGATTGTGTCGAGGGACGCATTTACTGGGGTGATATTTCATCAAAGAAAATCATCAGTGCCAAGTATGATGGAACAGATGCCAAGACATTCTTAGAAGAGG ATATTGAATCACCAGAAGGTATTGCTATCGATTGCATTTCTCGACGCATCTATTGGACGGATTCAGTGAAAGACACCATTGAGGTGGCCAGTTTGGAAGATCCCACATTGCGCGCAGTGTTGGTAAATAAGAATTTGGTAAATCCTCGTGGCATTGCCGTCGATCCGTACAGAGA aAAACTCTATTGGTCCGATTGGAATCGCGAATCGCCAAAAATCGAAATGGCTGATCTTGATGGCACCGGACGTGAATTGTTGTTGGGGAGTGATGCTGTCAATCTACCCAATTCACTGGTCATACTCGAAAGCAGCGGTGAGCTTTGCTATGCTGACGCTGGCACGAAGAAGGTGGAGTGCATCGATTCCTACTCGAAGCAATTGCGCACGATTTCCAATGACCTAACCTATCCATTCGGCTTGACGTTCACACACAATCAATTCTACTGGACTGATTGGACAAC cAAAAAGTTGGAAAGCGTCGACACTTTCGGCAACCGCCAAAAGGGCATTCAGACGCCTTTCTTCGGCAGCCACAAAATGTACGGCATGACTGCCATCGAGGATAGCTGCCCTCAACTTACCAGCGCCTGCCAGATCAGCAATGGTGGCTGTGTTGATGCCCGAATTTGCTTGGTGAACAGCAAAGCGCCTTCGGGCAAGAGCTGCAAGTGCACCACTAAGTCGAAGACCTGCAATGTGCCGCAATATGGTGTGCCATTTTAG